The following are encoded together in the Clostridium sp. BJN0013 genome:
- the hemB gene encoding porphobilinogen synthase produces the protein MFRRYRRLRKNPAIRSMVRETVLNEEDFIYPLFVVEGNNIKKEIRSLPGNFHWSVDRLCELMDDIIRTGIKGIMIFGIPNYKDDLGSGAYDDEGIVQKAVREIKRIAPDMWVITDVCMCEYTSHGHCGIVVDNDVDNDETLKYIAKIALSHAQAGADMVAPSDMMDGRVGAIRSILDENNYKDVSIMAYSAKYSSAFYGPFREAADSCPEFGDRKSYQMDPANSREAMLEIQEDIDEGADIIMIKPALSYLDIIKMARDKFDNTIAAYSVSGEFAMIKAAVALGDIDEKSIVLETLTSIKRAGANIIITYHAMDAAKWIRRT, from the coding sequence ATGTTTAGAAGATATAGAAGACTTAGAAAAAATCCTGCAATAAGAAGTATGGTAAGAGAAACAGTATTGAATGAAGAAGATTTTATTTATCCTTTATTTGTTGTAGAAGGAAATAATATAAAGAAAGAAATAAGATCTCTGCCAGGAAATTTCCACTGGTCTGTGGATAGGCTTTGTGAATTAATGGATGACATAATTAGAACGGGGATTAAAGGAATAATGATTTTTGGAATTCCCAATTATAAAGATGATTTGGGCAGCGGAGCCTATGATGATGAAGGTATAGTTCAAAAAGCAGTGCGTGAAATAAAAAGAATTGCACCGGATATGTGGGTTATTACAGATGTTTGTATGTGTGAATATACAAGTCATGGACACTGCGGCATAGTAGTAGATAATGATGTAGATAATGATGAAACATTAAAATATATAGCTAAAATAGCACTTTCCCATGCACAGGCAGGAGCTGATATGGTAGCACCTTCTGATATGATGGATGGAAGGGTAGGGGCAATCAGAAGCATTTTAGATGAGAATAATTACAAGGATGTAAGTATTATGGCCTATAGTGCCAAATATTCTTCTGCTTTTTATGGACCTTTTAGGGAAGCTGCAGATTCTTGTCCTGAATTTGGAGATAGAAAGAGCTACCAGATGGATCCTGCAAATAGCAGAGAGGCCATGCTGGAAATTCAGGAGGATATTGATGAGGGAGCAGATATAATTATGATAAAGCCGGCCTTGTCCTATCTGGATATAATAAAAATGGCAAGAGATAAATTTGATAATACAATAGCAGCCTATAGTGTAAGTGGAGAATTTGCTATGATTAAAGCGGCGGTGGCTCTTGGAGATATAGATGAAAAATCTATAGTACTTGAGACGCTTACATCCATTAAAAGAGCAGGAGCGAATATAATAATAACCTATCATGCAATGGATGCAGCAAAGTGGATTAGAAGAACTTGA
- a CDS encoding uroporphyrinogen decarboxylase family protein: protein MNFNVDSICKGESMEQIPAEALKRTGIYFADAHFKKDCMATVSEKIKQIDKNCICYVPFSVTVEAEAFGSKVRLDECSNGILIDGFKYTTIEEISNLVEFDIDKGRIKEILDCIEILSKRGNTVVLNVEGPFTILTLLIDNLSIYKALKNQSDIIYDSLLTIQNSIKKYIIKALEKGARIISYSDPSGDINILGPEIYRKFSGELTYNLIKTLEDYMDNSIMHLCARTSLPLEKLGFCSSSPIKIKEHIKYGEAICSLLDEKDVKILGHKCMQCTNKIVENSVVWKLSLNNNYGG from the coding sequence ATGAATTTTAATGTTGATTCAATATGTAAAGGGGAAAGTATGGAACAGATTCCAGCAGAGGCCTTAAAACGAACTGGCATATATTTTGCAGATGCACATTTTAAGAAAGACTGTATGGCAACTGTCTCTGAAAAGATAAAACAAATTGATAAAAACTGTATTTGCTATGTACCTTTTTCTGTAACTGTAGAAGCAGAAGCTTTTGGCTCCAAGGTAAGATTAGATGAATGCAGCAATGGAATTTTGATAGATGGCTTTAAATACACTACAATTGAAGAGATTTCAAATCTTGTTGAATTTGATATAGATAAGGGTAGAATAAAAGAAATATTAGATTGCATTGAAATATTAAGCAAAAGAGGAAATACAGTAGTATTAAATGTAGAAGGGCCTTTTACTATATTAACCTTGTTAATAGATAATTTGAGTATTTATAAAGCATTAAAAAATCAAAGTGATATTATTTATGATTCACTTTTAACTATACAAAATAGTATTAAAAAATATATTATTAAAGCTTTGGAAAAAGGTGCTAGAATAATATCTTATTCAGATCCTAGCGGTGATATAAATATTTTGGGTCCTGAAATCTATAGAAAATTTAGTGGAGAGTTAACCTATAATCTTATAAAGACCTTAGAAGATTATATGGATAATTCTATAATGCATCTTTGTGCAAGGACATCTTTGCCTTTAGAAAAGTTAGGCTTTTGTAGTTCAAGCCCTATAAAAATTAAAGAACATATTAAATATGGAGAAGCTATTTGTAGTTTGTTAGATGAAAAAGATGTTAAGATATTAGGTCATAAATGTATGCAGTGTACTAATAAAATAGTTGAAAATTCTGTGGTGTGGAAACTTAGTTTAAATAATAACTATGGAGGATGA
- a CDS encoding ASKHA domain-containing protein → MQVNVIFQPTGHKGKICSGKTILEACQKFGINLESPCGGNGTCGKCKVKLEKVSFEKGINSNGSNVSLITEKEREILTKEEQLQNFRLACCTKITGDIVISVPMESKMGKQKVLEVSQSKSFHLNPGVKKYYIELKRPTLEDCRDDFTRVKDALLHKYRNLKKHISIDYKVLQTLSLLLRKEKYKITVTLWMDKEIISVESGLNEKVYGAAVDIGTTTIAATLCDLSTGEVVKQASSLNPQIIYGEDVLSRISHCSINKNGLEEMHNLIIKEINKLLEEMAASVNAGVNQIYDMVLVFNTVMHHIALNINPEYLGQSPFSPVTAQGLNIKARELGINICDSAYVYSLPIEGGFVGSDNVSVLISQEPYKQEKLLMIIDIGTNGEIDFGNREKLFSTSCATGPALEGAQIKYGMRAVLGAIERVKINPLSLEPDFKVIGEDKWNNTAKVGGAKGICGSGIIDAVAEMYKSGIIGRDGTFNKNIVCPRIRRDEEGRKEYVLVWEQHTSIGKDISITQKDVRAVQLAKSALYAGAKILMKKRNVDSVERIILAGAFGSYINKENALVIGLFPDCDLNDVVVVGNAASEGAKITLLNTDKRAEAEEVAKNVHFVESAAEKDFEAEFYNAMNFPHSKDEFPHIKHILDSIPVIK, encoded by the coding sequence ATGCAGGTAAATGTTATTTTTCAACCTACAGGCCATAAAGGTAAAATATGTTCAGGAAAAACTATTTTAGAGGCCTGTCAAAAATTTGGTATTAATTTGGAATCACCTTGTGGTGGGAATGGAACTTGTGGAAAATGTAAAGTTAAACTGGAAAAGGTATCTTTTGAGAAAGGAATCAATTCTAATGGCAGTAATGTTTCACTGATTACAGAAAAAGAGAGAGAAATATTGACAAAAGAAGAACAATTACAGAATTTTAGATTGGCTTGCTGTACTAAAATAACTGGAGATATAGTGATTTCTGTGCCTATGGAAAGTAAGATGGGAAAGCAAAAAGTTCTTGAAGTTTCACAATCAAAATCATTTCATCTAAACCCTGGGGTGAAAAAATATTATATAGAATTAAAGAGACCTACACTGGAGGACTGTAGAGATGATTTTACCCGGGTTAAAGATGCATTGTTACATAAATACAGAAATCTAAAAAAACATATATCTATTGATTATAAAGTGCTGCAAACTTTATCTTTATTATTGAGGAAAGAAAAGTATAAAATAACTGTGACATTGTGGATGGATAAAGAAATTATATCTGTGGAGTCAGGATTGAATGAGAAGGTATATGGAGCTGCTGTGGATATAGGTACCACAACTATTGCAGCTACTTTATGTGATTTATCTACCGGTGAAGTGGTAAAGCAGGCCTCAAGTTTGAATCCACAGATTATATATGGAGAGGATGTACTATCAAGAATTTCCCATTGCAGTATAAATAAAAATGGGCTTGAAGAAATGCATAATTTAATTATTAAAGAGATAAATAAACTATTAGAGGAAATGGCTGCTTCAGTAAATGCAGGTGTGAATCAGATTTATGATATGGTATTGGTATTTAATACTGTTATGCATCATATAGCTTTAAACATAAATCCTGAATATCTTGGACAATCTCCCTTTTCACCTGTCACAGCACAGGGACTGAATATTAAAGCAAGGGAATTAGGTATAAATATATGTGATAGTGCTTATGTTTACAGTCTGCCTATTGAAGGTGGTTTTGTAGGTTCAGATAATGTCTCTGTATTAATTTCTCAGGAACCCTACAAACAAGAGAAGCTGCTTATGATAATTGATATTGGAACAAATGGGGAAATAGATTTTGGAAATAGAGAGAAGTTGTTTTCCACTTCCTGTGCAACGGGTCCTGCACTTGAGGGAGCACAAATTAAATATGGAATGAGGGCAGTTCTAGGAGCCATTGAGAGAGTAAAGATAAATCCTTTGTCTTTAGAACCTGATTTTAAGGTGATTGGAGAAGATAAATGGAATAATACAGCTAAAGTGGGAGGAGCAAAAGGAATATGTGGTTCGGGAATAATTGATGCTGTTGCAGAGATGTATAAAAGCGGCATAATTGGACGAGACGGAACATTTAATAAAAACATAGTATGTCCTAGAATACGCAGGGATGAAGAAGGAAGAAAGGAATATGTCCTTGTATGGGAACAACACACATCTATAGGAAAAGATATTTCCATAACACAAAAAGATGTAAGAGCTGTCCAGCTTGCCAAATCAGCATTATATGCAGGGGCAAAGATACTCATGAAAAAAAGGAATGTGGACTCTGTAGAAAGGATTATATTGGCAGGTGCCTTTGGCAGTTATATTAATAAAGAAAATGCTCTTGTTATAGGATTGTTTCCAGATTGTGATTTAAATGATGTAGTAGTTGTGGGAAATGCAGCAAGCGAAGGAGCTAAAATAACTCTTTTAAATACAGATAAAAGAGCTGAAGCTGAAGAAGTGGCTAAAAATGTGCATTTTGTTGAATCTGCAGCGGAAAAAGATTTTGAAGCTGAATTTTATAATGCTATGAATTTTCCACATAGCAAGGATGAATTTCCACATATTAAACATATTCTTGATAGTATTCCTGTAATCAAGTGA
- a CDS encoding insulinase family protein translates to MKIFFKKITAVMVISFVLFSSFGIVFTDETVYASDTNITACNEIGKTYYGFKLTSIKEIPKINSSVMLFTHVKTGAKLMYVSNEDIQRVFDISFRTPTLDNTGVNHVIEHSVLDGSKNYPVKSPFTELLKSSLGSFINAMTSSDYTTYPVASTNEKDLKNLMSVYLDGVFYPNFTTNPTIFKQEGWRYELPSTDSNLSINGVVYNEMKGNYSNPDYILHNAKMQSLFPDTSYRWDAGGAPAEIPNLTIDQLVSTYKKNYSPSNSYIYLYGKLNISEYLEFIDQNYLSKFDKVEVDTSIKSQEPLSNIPAKTAYYSIPEDSDTKDKTYLSLNFVTGTIDNREENIALSFLSYLLIGTDNAPLKKALTDKGIAVNVTSSFNMEGIQPVFSIDASNSNESSSEIFKETIFNTLQDIYKNGFDQDFLKSALASYDISANSKELILPSLGGTGLVLSQTALATWIYDKDPTMYFDTDDIMEKIKETDENEYFKNLINKYFLSNNHYSLVMLKPEAGLESTNSKALAEKLTAYKNNLDEATINSLVKDTEDFTSWQKSEDSKEASDTLPKLSLDDIELELPNLSYRVENQSGVKVLSHVQNLNGLSTLNLYFDTSKVPQDELHYLSLLSSLLGNVDTKKHTSKELSNEMLESAGAPISFIPSAVTNSKNLNNYSPKMIVSILIPEDNIGKSLDIIKEIINESSFENKEKIKQTIQQNKSALQSIFTSGSGSAALMAMNSYMSEGGKYNEELSGLSYYKFLQDLDNNFDSKWNDIYKNLNDTYKLAFNRNGLIASCSGSDSFIKKFKPELNRISSEITAKNIPKQKYTFVETNKNIAFSSSAKVQTILQGGTLKGTSYSYSGKMMVLQNILNTEYLWNELRTTGGAYGGQISISSDGEVILASIRDPNLKETLQTFKNTANYLKNFEASDDEMTKYIIGAIKEFVNLKISGPLVESALCDSIYLTGFSSNDLLKYEKEALSTTPEDIRDYGNMLDKVLNQDIYFLEGSSDKIQENKELFNEIVDTGR, encoded by the coding sequence ATGAAAATATTTTTTAAAAAAATCACTGCTGTTATGGTAATATCTTTTGTGTTATTTTCTTCCTTCGGTATAGTATTTACCGACGAAACTGTTTATGCATCAGATACAAACATTACAGCCTGTAATGAAATAGGAAAAACCTATTATGGATTTAAACTTACTTCAATTAAAGAAATACCAAAGATTAACTCTTCTGTTATGCTTTTTACTCATGTAAAAACAGGTGCAAAGCTTATGTATGTTAGTAATGAAGATATTCAAAGAGTCTTTGATATAAGTTTCCGTACGCCTACTTTAGATAATACTGGAGTAAATCACGTTATTGAGCATTCAGTTTTAGACGGCTCTAAAAATTATCCTGTTAAATCTCCATTTACAGAACTTCTAAAAAGTTCTTTAGGTTCATTTATTAATGCCATGACAAGCAGTGACTATACTACATATCCTGTAGCAAGCACAAATGAAAAAGATCTTAAAAATTTAATGAGTGTATATTTAGATGGAGTATTTTATCCAAACTTTACTACTAATCCCACTATATTTAAACAAGAAGGCTGGAGATATGAACTTCCATCTACAGACTCTAATCTTTCAATTAACGGTGTAGTATATAATGAAATGAAAGGTAATTACTCAAATCCAGATTATATTTTACATAACGCAAAAATGCAGTCACTTTTTCCTGATACTTCTTACAGGTGGGATGCAGGAGGAGCCCCTGCAGAAATTCCAAACCTTACAATAGACCAATTAGTATCAACATACAAAAAAAATTATTCACCTTCCAACAGCTATATATATCTATATGGTAAATTAAATATATCAGAATATCTTGAATTTATTGACCAAAATTATTTAAGTAAATTTGACAAAGTTGAAGTAGATACCTCCATAAAATCACAGGAGCCTCTATCAAACATACCTGCAAAAACAGCTTATTACTCCATACCAGAAGATAGTGATACAAAAGATAAAACCTATCTTTCCTTGAATTTTGTTACAGGAACTATAGATAATAGAGAAGAAAATATAGCATTAAGCTTTTTAAGTTATCTGCTTATAGGTACAGATAATGCTCCACTAAAAAAAGCTCTTACAGATAAAGGCATTGCGGTAAATGTAACTTCTTCCTTTAATATGGAAGGTATTCAGCCTGTATTTTCCATTGATGCTTCTAATTCAAATGAATCTTCTAGTGAGATTTTTAAAGAAACCATTTTTAATACATTGCAGGATATTTATAAAAATGGATTTGATCAGGATTTTCTTAAATCCGCTCTAGCATCTTATGATATAAGCGCTAATTCTAAAGAACTTATACTACCTTCTCTAGGTGGAACAGGTCTTGTATTATCACAGACTGCATTAGCTACATGGATATATGATAAAGATCCTACTATGTATTTTGATACAGATGACATAATGGAAAAAATTAAAGAAACAGATGAAAATGAGTATTTTAAAAATCTGATTAACAAGTATTTTCTTTCAAACAATCATTATTCACTAGTTATGTTAAAACCTGAAGCAGGTCTTGAAAGTACAAATTCCAAAGCTCTGGCAGAAAAACTTACAGCTTATAAAAATAACTTGGATGAAGCAACCATTAATTCTTTGGTAAAGGATACAGAAGATTTTACCTCATGGCAAAAAAGTGAAGATTCTAAAGAAGCATCAGACACCTTGCCAAAACTTTCTTTAGATGACATTGAACTTGAACTTCCTAATTTAAGCTATAGAGTTGAAAATCAATCTGGTGTAAAAGTTCTCAGTCATGTTCAAAATTTAAATGGACTATCCACTTTGAATCTTTACTTTGATACATCCAAGGTTCCTCAAGATGAATTGCACTACTTAAGTTTATTATCCTCCTTACTTGGAAATGTAGACACCAAAAAACACACTTCCAAGGAACTTTCAAATGAAATGCTGGAAAGTGCAGGAGCACCTATAAGTTTTATTCCATCTGCAGTAACAAATAGTAAAAATCTTAATAACTATTCTCCTAAAATGATAGTATCCATACTAATACCAGAGGACAATATTGGTAAATCTCTGGATATAATTAAAGAGATTATAAATGAAAGTAGCTTTGAGAACAAAGAAAAAATAAAACAGACCATACAACAAAATAAATCGGCCCTTCAGTCAATTTTTACTTCTGGTTCTGGAAGTGCTGCACTTATGGCCATGAACTCCTATATGAGCGAAGGTGGAAAATATAATGAAGAGCTTTCCGGTCTGTCATATTACAAGTTTTTGCAGGATTTGGATAATAATTTTGACTCAAAATGGAACGACATCTATAAAAATTTAAATGATACCTATAAACTTGCCTTTAATAGAAATGGACTTATAGCAAGCTGCAGTGGAAGTGACTCCTTCATCAAAAAATTTAAACCTGAATTAAACCGTATAAGTTCAGAAATTACAGCTAAGAATATTCCAAAACAAAAGTATACTTTTGTCGAAACCAATAAAAATATAGCCTTTTCCTCTTCTGCCAAAGTACAAACAATATTACAGGGAGGAACTTTAAAAGGTACCAGCTATAGTTACAGTGGAAAAATGATGGTACTTCAGAATATATTAAATACAGAATATCTATGGAATGAATTAAGAACAACAGGAGGTGCCTATGGGGGGCAGATTTCCATTTCATCCGATGGAGAAGTTATTCTTGCATCTATAAGAGACCCCAATCTAAAAGAAACTTTACAGACCTTTAAAAATACAGCAAACTATCTTAAAAATTTTGAAGCTTCAGATGATGAAATGACAAAATACATTATAGGAGCTATTAAGGAATTTGTAAATTTAAAAATTAGTGGACCTCTTGTGGAAAGTGCCCTTTGTGATTCAATATACCTTACAGGTTTTTCCTCAAACGATCTTTTGAAATATGAAAAAGAAGCTCTTTCAACCACACCGGAAGACATACGGGATTATGGAAATATGCTAGATAAAGTTTTAAATCAAGATATATATTTCTTAGAAGGTTCTAGTGACAAAATCCAGGAAAATAAAGAATTATTTAACGAAATTGTAGATACAGGAAGATAA
- a CDS encoding amino acid ABC transporter substrate-binding protein — protein sequence MKKKFGILTMVIFLMGILFTGCGQTQKSDDTSWDDIKSKGKFVVGLDDSFPPMGFRDEKGQIVGFDIDMAKAVAKKLGVKVEFKPVEWDGVILSLNNKDIDVIWNGLTITEERQKQIDFSKVYLQNKQIIVVQKNSNINSKQDLSGKTVGLQMGSSSEKALKADTTVSNSLKDLRKYSNNTEALLDLSQGRTDAVVVDEVVGRYYIEKKPDLYKILDDNFGVEDYGVGIRKTDTSFKEKLDEALDAIKSDGTADKISQKWFGKNIVTK from the coding sequence ATGAAGAAAAAATTTGGAATTTTAACTATGGTAATATTCTTAATGGGAATATTGTTTACAGGATGTGGACAAACTCAAAAGTCAGATGATACATCCTGGGATGATATAAAGTCAAAAGGTAAATTTGTAGTAGGACTGGACGACAGCTTCCCTCCAATGGGATTTAGGGATGAAAAAGGTCAAATAGTAGGATTTGACATAGATATGGCAAAAGCAGTAGCAAAAAAACTGGGGGTTAAAGTTGAATTTAAACCCGTTGAATGGGATGGAGTAATACTTAGTTTGAATAATAAAGATATAGATGTTATATGGAATGGTTTAACTATAACTGAAGAGAGACAAAAACAAATAGACTTTTCAAAGGTATATCTTCAAAATAAACAGATAATCGTAGTACAGAAGAATTCCAATATAAACAGTAAACAGGATCTATCAGGCAAGACAGTAGGACTACAAATGGGAAGCAGCAGTGAAAAAGCATTAAAAGCAGATACTACCGTTTCTAATTCCTTAAAAGATCTTAGAAAATACTCAAACAATACAGAAGCACTTTTAGATTTAAGTCAAGGACGTACAGATGCAGTAGTAGTAGATGAGGTTGTAGGAAGGTACTACATAGAAAAGAAACCTGATCTATACAAAATACTGGATGATAACTTTGGAGTAGAAGATTATGGTGTAGGTATAAGAAAAACAGACACCAGTTTTAAGGAAAAATTAGATGAAGCCTTGGATGCTATAAAAAGTGATGGAACCGCAGATAAAATATCTCAAAAGTGGTTTGGTAAAAATATAGTTACAAAATAA
- a CDS encoding amino acid ABC transporter permease gives MSELMDITGFILKGSLITIELFFITAIFSIPLGGIVAVGKISKIKPLKVILSLYTWAFRGTPLLLQLFFTYFGLPVIGIRLSPLAAASLAFTINYAAYLAEIFRAGIESINRGQFEAAKALGMNYYETITRIIIPQAIRNVLPAVCNESINLVKDSALVATIGVGDLLRAAKEVVTRDFTITPFFIAAALYLLITSVLVIGFRQLEKKYSVK, from the coding sequence GTGTCTGAACTTATGGACATTACAGGATTTATACTAAAGGGAAGCTTAATAACTATAGAATTGTTTTTTATAACTGCTATTTTTTCTATACCCCTTGGCGGTATAGTTGCTGTAGGAAAAATATCCAAGATTAAGCCTTTAAAAGTTATATTAAGTTTATATACCTGGGCTTTTAGAGGGACTCCTTTGTTGTTACAACTATTTTTTACATACTTTGGTCTTCCTGTAATTGGCATAAGATTGTCACCATTAGCCGCTGCAAGTTTAGCCTTTACCATAAATTATGCTGCATATTTGGCGGAAATATTCCGGGCAGGCATTGAGTCCATAAATAGAGGCCAATTTGAGGCTGCAAAGGCTTTAGGAATGAATTATTATGAAACTATAACAAGAATAATCATTCCTCAAGCTATTAGAAATGTACTTCCTGCCGTGTGTAATGAAAGTATAAATTTAGTAAAAGATTCAGCTTTAGTAGCTACTATTGGAGTTGGTGATCTTTTAAGGGCGGCAAAAGAGGTGGTAACCCGTGATTTTACAATTACTCCTTTTTTTATAGCTGCTGCTTTATATCTTCTTATAACTTCAGTTTTAGTTATTGGTTTTAGGCAGTTAGAAAAAAAATATTCAGTAAAATAA